Genomic window (Roseivirga sp. 4D4):
TCGATGATCGACCAACCTATTATCATTTCACTCCTTTCGAAGCAAAAAAGATATCCACACCCAAAATATTGGAAGGCCAGTGGCAATTAAATTCATCTAAGCCTTACTTTAAGGATCTTCAAGTACAATTTACAACTGACAGCACATATCAAGTCACAACAGGAAAAAGCCTAAAAAGTCAAAAATACTTTACTTACTTATTTGATGATATCTCAGCTGTGGAGTTCGATTTTCCTCCAAATGACAAGGAAAGGGATCAACATGAGATGGGCACCATCTACATTTATCAAACCCGCAAGAAAGAGATAAAAGGGGTTTTCTATGCTATAAAAGACGGTGTGGCTGTCCCAATTAAAAGTGAGTTAACACTCACAAGAGTTGACAACTGATCGAAAAACACAATTTTATTAAATTCATGTGGACACCTTTGTGTCAGAAGTGAGTTTATGAAAATCGTTCCCCAGGCATTCTACACAGCAACGACTATCAAAAAGGTTATGGTCGATGGCAACTGCTGCATTGTCCATAAGAAAACCGAAGTAGCAGACCTCGACAACCAAAGGCTACTGGCGGCACATGCATTAACAGTCGTGCTCAATGGTGGCTTGGTCGTTCATAGTGATGATGGGCTTCCTATTCAAGTCGGTGCTGGTGAAATGGTGTTGTTACCTAGAGGGCTATATGCCATCACAGACCTTATCCCTGATGATGGAGCCTTTGAAGCCATTGTCTTTTTCTTTGATGATGATGTTACGGATACTTTTTTGGAACAGAGATCGATTAATCAAGAAATTGTGAGCTCCGAGAAGTTACCCACAAAGTTTAGCCTAAATAGACCTTTCAAGGCTTTTATCGAACAAACGCTCACACTTTATGGCCAAGTCAAGCTCGATTCAAATATGGTCAGAGGAAAGCTCTTGGAAATATTACACCTCATTGCTGAGTTCAATCCCAATGGTCACTTTTTGGAAAAAGTAGCTGAGTTGAAAGTCAATCCCAAAAAGGACTTATCACTATTCATGCTCTCTCATTTTGATAAGCCATTAGCAGTCGAAACTTTTGCTAACCTTAGCGGCAGAAGTGTCTCTTCATTTAGGCGTGACTTCCATAGAGATTTTAATATGGCTCCGAAAAAATGGCTTATCAAGAGACGACTTGACAAAGCACAGGAGCTTTTAACAAAGGAGTATTTATCAATAACCGATGTAGCGATCCGTTGTGGTTTCTCTGATATTCCACATTTCATCAAGTCCTTTGAAAAGCAATTCGCGACCACTCCCAAGCAATATGCGCTAGCCAATTACAAGAAAATTCAGGCAAACTAGGCCTTTGACTGAAAAACACAATTTTTGTTTTTGCGACCCCTACACATTTGCATTAAACAAAATTGATATGAAAATCGGATTTATAGGTCTAGGTATCATGGGCAGCAGAATGGCGTCCAACCTAATAAAAGCAGGTTACGACTTAACGGTTTACAATCGGTCGCCAGAAAAGGCAAAAAACCTGATCGACCAGGGAGCAAAATTATCATCAACTGTTCTCGAATTGGCTCAGAGCACTGACATCATTTTTACCATGTTATCAACCCCGGAAGTCGTCAACAACACTGCAAAGGAATTTCTGCCTGCCTTAGAGAAAGGAAGCTGGTGGGTAGACTGCAGTACTGTCAATCCTTCTTTTTCCAAGAAAATGGACCTTCTGGCAAAAAACCATGGCGTTCACTTCATTGATGCCCCAGTGGCAGGAAGTAAAGCACCTGCAGAGCATGGAGAGCTCCTTTTTCTCGCTGGTGGAAAAGAGGAAGACC
Coding sequences:
- a CDS encoding AraC family transcriptional regulator, producing MKIVPQAFYTATTIKKVMVDGNCCIVHKKTEVADLDNQRLLAAHALTVVLNGGLVVHSDDGLPIQVGAGEMVLLPRGLYAITDLIPDDGAFEAIVFFFDDDVTDTFLEQRSINQEIVSSEKLPTKFSLNRPFKAFIEQTLTLYGQVKLDSNMVRGKLLEILHLIAEFNPNGHFLEKVAELKVNPKKDLSLFMLSHFDKPLAVETFANLSGRSVSSFRRDFHRDFNMAPKKWLIKRRLDKAQELLTKEYLSITDVAIRCGFSDIPHFIKSFEKQFATTPKQYALANYKKIQAN
- a CDS encoding NAD(P)-dependent oxidoreductase, with the translated sequence MTEKHNFCFCDPYTFALNKIDMKIGFIGLGIMGSRMASNLIKAGYDLTVYNRSPEKAKNLIDQGAKLSSTVLELAQSTDIIFTMLSTPEVVNNTAKEFLPALEKGSWWVDCSTVNPSFSKKMDLLAKNHGVHFIDAPVAGSKAPAEHGELLFLAGGKEEDLSAIAPYFNAMGKKTLYLNQAGNGTNMKMLINLMLAQSMATFAEAVSLGKGMGLDEGLVLNILTATPVVSPVMGLLKDRLLNRDFDVNFPLKWIHKDIMLALNTASEVNVAMPSLEQTEELFKNALDANLGEMDFSAIYKSLIV